A stretch of Neisseria subflava DNA encodes these proteins:
- a CDS encoding cytochrome b/b6 domain-containing protein, which translates to MKQKIKVWDAPTRLFHWLLVLMMGFMWYSATQGGDMLVWHLRGGLLMLALVVFRLCWGIWGSDTAKFSRFVRPFPEIRRYTQGQMSEDELVGHNPLGALMVIALLAALFFQTATGLFAADENTFTNSGFLNHLVSEHAGTLARKIHVNFFNVLAVLAGVHIAAVLLYRFVKKQDLITPMINGFKTIDAQQPKLAGMGQLFAALLVAIALVCAVWMLRG; encoded by the coding sequence ATGAAGCAAAAAATAAAAGTTTGGGACGCACCTACGCGCCTGTTCCATTGGCTCTTGGTGCTAATGATGGGTTTTATGTGGTACAGCGCAACCCAAGGCGGCGATATGCTGGTATGGCACTTGCGTGGCGGCTTGTTGATGCTGGCTTTGGTGGTTTTCCGCTTGTGTTGGGGAATTTGGGGTAGCGATACGGCAAAATTCAGCCGATTTGTGCGTCCGTTTCCCGAAATCCGCCGCTATACGCAAGGCCAAATGTCTGAAGACGAATTGGTCGGCCACAATCCTTTGGGTGCGCTGATGGTCATCGCTTTATTGGCCGCGTTGTTTTTTCAGACGGCCACAGGCTTATTTGCCGCCGATGAAAATACGTTTACCAATTCCGGCTTTTTGAATCATTTGGTCAGCGAACACGCCGGTACGCTGGCGCGAAAAATCCATGTCAATTTCTTTAATGTCTTAGCTGTTTTAGCAGGCGTACATATCGCGGCTGTTTTGCTGTATCGCTTTGTGAAAAAACAGGATTTGATTACGCCGATGATTAACGGCTTTAAAACCATCGATGCCCAGCAGCCTAAATTGGCCGGAATGGGACAACTGTTTGCCGCTTTGTTGGTGGCGATTGCTTTGGTGTGCGCAGTATGGATGTTGCGTGGCTGA
- a CDS encoding bile acid:sodium symporter family protein: MNTLNKISDFIGKTFSLWAALFAGIAFFAPDTFKWVGPYIPWLLGVIMFGMGLTLKPSDFDILFKHPKAVIIGVIAQFAIMPATAYLLAKLLNLPAEIAVGVILVGCCPGGTASNVITYLARGNVALSVAVTSVSTLISPLLTPAIFLMLAGEMLEIQAGGMLMSIVKMVLLPIVLGLIVHKVLGNKTEKLTDALPLVSVAAIVLIIGAVVGASKGKIIESGLLIFAVVVLHNGIGYLLGFFAAKWTGLPYDAQKTLAIEVGMQNSGLGAALAAAHFAAAPVVAVPSALFSVWHNISGSLLATYWAAKADKNKES, from the coding sequence ATGAATACCCTCAACAAAATCAGTGATTTTATCGGAAAGACCTTTTCCCTCTGGGCCGCGCTCTTTGCCGGCATCGCTTTTTTCGCACCCGACACCTTCAAATGGGTCGGCCCTTACATTCCTTGGCTACTGGGCGTCATCATGTTCGGCATGGGCTTGACCCTCAAACCCTCCGACTTTGACATTTTGTTCAAACATCCCAAAGCCGTCATTATCGGCGTGATTGCCCAATTCGCCATCATGCCTGCGACTGCCTATCTGCTGGCGAAACTATTGAACCTGCCTGCCGAAATCGCGGTCGGTGTGATTTTGGTCGGTTGCTGTCCGGGCGGCACGGCCTCCAATGTAATAACCTATTTGGCGCGCGGCAATGTGGCTTTGTCGGTTGCCGTTACATCGGTTTCCACCCTGATTTCCCCATTGCTGACTCCTGCCATCTTCCTGATGCTTGCCGGTGAAATGCTGGAAATCCAAGCGGGCGGCATGTTGATGTCCATCGTCAAAATGGTTTTACTCCCCATCGTTTTGGGCTTGATTGTCCATAAAGTCTTGGGCAACAAAACTGAAAAACTGACCGATGCTCTGCCGCTGGTTTCCGTTGCCGCCATCGTGCTGATTATCGGCGCGGTTGTCGGTGCCAGCAAAGGCAAGATTATTGAAAGCGGCCTGTTGATTTTTGCCGTTGTCGTACTTCACAACGGCATCGGCTATCTGCTCGGCTTCTTTGCCGCCAAATGGACCGGCCTGCCTTATGATGCACAAAAAACGCTGGCCATCGAAGTCGGTATGCAAAACTCAGGCTTAGGCGCCGCGCTTGCCGCCGCACACTTTGCCGCCGCTCCGGTTGTTGCCGTTCCCAGCGCATTGTTCAGCGTGTGGCACAATATCTCCGGCTCGCTTTTGGCAACTTATTGGGCAGCCAAAGCCGATAAAAATAAAGAATCCTAA
- a CDS encoding DUF2846 domain-containing protein: MLKTILSTTSILIITACSTTPITVSNGSIVPEHLIYEKNIVKQNDDPSKGNITILRDAGFTGAACSYDITLNNKKIFSIQQNQYLTIALEPGEYFLGASTGGGLCPNTQLTQDVNLKAGENREYRISISSNFQHMFTRQK; this comes from the coding sequence ATGCTGAAAACTATATTATCTACGACATCAATACTGATTATTACGGCTTGCTCAACAACTCCAATTACAGTAAGTAATGGAAGCATCGTTCCTGAACATCTAATTTATGAAAAAAATATAGTTAAACAGAATGATGACCCATCAAAAGGAAATATCACAATACTTCGAGATGCCGGCTTTACCGGTGCAGCATGCTCATACGATATTACTCTAAATAATAAAAAAATTTTCAGTATTCAACAAAATCAATATTTAACTATTGCGCTTGAGCCTGGTGAATATTTTCTTGGTGCATCAACTGGAGGGGGATTATGTCCCAATACTCAATTGACGCAAGATGTGAATCTAAAAGCAGGAGAAAATAGAGAATACAGAATTAGTATTAGTTCAAACTTCCAACATATGTTTACAAGACAAAAATAA
- a CDS encoding acyl carrier protein: MTEQEVRTLLTDALVNLFEIEPERIKPETNLYEDLEIDSIDAIDLIDHIKRETGRKLQAEDFRNVRTVEDVVQAVLKVQQDS, from the coding sequence ATGACCGAACAAGAAGTACGCACCCTGCTGACCGATGCACTGGTTAACCTGTTTGAAATCGAACCGGAACGCATCAAACCCGAAACCAACCTCTACGAAGATTTGGAAATCGACAGCATCGACGCCATCGACCTTATCGACCACATCAAACGCGAAACCGGCCGCAAACTGCAAGCCGAAGACTTCCGCAATGTGCGTACCGTAGAAGACGTGGTTCAAGCGGTTTTGAAAGTACAACAAGATTCCTGA
- a CDS encoding NAD(P)H-hydrate dehydratase: MQPIYTLPESLQAFQTALAFPDVFRPRAQESHKGTYGTLAIIGGAMGMSGAVVLAATAAIYLGCGKVWAGFNQATLPFAIIPERPEIMLATATQLMERNDVSARVIGCGFGLDGLSEQLLPQILSTHHNQPLLLDADALTLLARSSELAERLKSYKHIVLTPHPAEAARLLSTDTQSVQADRQKAVTEISRKYGATVVLKGHHTLVATADGIVYTNTSGNAGLATAGSGDVLSGIIGSLLAQGIPIFQAACAGVWLHGAAADVIKHSGQIETGMLAGEIAPAARWLRNILSKE, from the coding sequence ATGCAGCCCATCTACACGCTTCCCGAATCGCTTCAAGCTTTTCAGACGGCCTTAGCATTTCCCGACGTATTCCGCCCCCGCGCCCAAGAATCGCACAAAGGCACATACGGCACGCTTGCCATTATCGGCGGCGCAATGGGAATGAGCGGCGCGGTCGTTTTGGCAGCCACAGCCGCGATATATCTAGGGTGTGGCAAGGTTTGGGCAGGCTTCAACCAAGCCACGCTGCCCTTTGCCATTATTCCGGAACGCCCTGAAATTATGCTCGCCACTGCGACCCAACTGATGGAGCGCAACGATGTCAGCGCGCGGGTAATCGGCTGCGGCTTTGGCTTGGACGGATTATCAGAGCAGCTTCTGCCCCAAATCCTGTCTACACACCATAACCAGCCTTTATTGCTCGATGCAGATGCTTTGACACTGCTTGCCCGCTCTTCCGAATTGGCCGAACGCCTCAAATCGTACAAACATATCGTCCTGACACCTCATCCAGCCGAAGCCGCCCGCCTGCTCAGCACCGATACCCAATCAGTTCAAGCCGACAGGCAAAAAGCCGTAACCGAAATCAGCCGTAAATATGGCGCGACCGTTGTATTGAAAGGCCATCATACATTAGTGGCCACGGCAGACGGCATAGTCTATACCAACACCAGCGGCAATGCCGGTTTGGCCACCGCAGGCAGCGGCGATGTCTTGAGCGGCATTATCGGCAGCCTGCTGGCACAAGGCATTCCAATATTCCAAGCCGCCTGCGCTGGCGTATGGCTGCACGGAGCGGCAGCCGATGTCATCAAACACAGCGGCCAAATCGAAACCGGCATGCTTGCCGGAGAAATTGCACCCGCCGCCCGATGGCTGCGCAATATTTTATCAAAAGAATAA
- a CDS encoding YceI family protein produces the protein MKKIMFALCSAMLASAASAAVYKVDEFHTNARFAIDHFNTSTNVGGIYGLTGNLEFDRAKRQGSIDIVLPLSKLQTGSDHFTQHLKSADIFNADKYPEIRFVSTKFNFNGKKLLSVDGNLTMNGKTAPVKLKADKFNCYQSPMAKAEVCGGDFNTTIDRTKWGLDYLVGAGMSKKVNINIQIEAVKQ, from the coding sequence ATGAAAAAAATCATGTTTGCATTGTGTTCGGCCATGTTGGCTTCTGCTGCGTCTGCCGCTGTTTATAAAGTGGACGAATTCCACACCAATGCCCGCTTTGCCATCGACCATTTCAACACCAGCACCAACGTCGGTGGTATTTATGGTTTGACCGGCAATTTGGAATTTGACCGTGCCAAACGCCAAGGCTCTATCGATATCGTATTGCCTTTGTCCAAACTGCAAACCGGTTCTGACCACTTTACCCAACACTTGAAATCTGCCGATATTTTCAATGCAGACAAATACCCTGAAATCCGTTTTGTATCCACCAAATTCAATTTCAACGGCAAAAAACTGCTGTCTGTTGACGGCAATCTGACCATGAACGGCAAAACTGCGCCGGTAAAACTCAAAGCCGATAAATTCAACTGCTACCAAAGCCCGATGGCAAAAGCAGAAGTGTGTGGCGGCGACTTCAATACCACCATCGACCGCACCAAATGGGGCTTGGATTATTTGGTAGGTGCCGGTATGAGCAAAAAAGTAAACATCAATATTCAAATCGAAGCCGTGAAACAATAA
- a CDS encoding cytochrome b6, producing MTKHPQTAANTRYAFASIAAMLATFLLFVAVMLLPLGLTADTQVILIRFSLYAIVLFAVLGGIFSVRVAYLRKKNGA from the coding sequence ATGACCAAACATCCGCAAACAGCAGCCAATACCCGCTATGCCTTTGCCAGCATTGCCGCCATGTTGGCCACGTTTTTACTATTCGTGGCCGTGATGTTGCTGCCTTTGGGGCTGACGGCGGACACGCAAGTGATCCTGATACGGTTTTCACTCTACGCAATCGTGCTGTTTGCCGTACTTGGCGGTATTTTTTCTGTACGCGTTGCCTATTTGCGTAAAAAGAACGGAGCATGA
- a CDS encoding AMP-binding protein: MYLTRILSPDLPQHDIIAAHPNWTRADFNRAVFHLSGRLKQAGVQTAALWFDDAALFACSVLAVWHSGGKVLLLPNLAQDNLDWGKTAEVFLTDSTDKKLSSDGLNIWHLPDVLAKTDLEGLHTYPENHLIPDHAEAWLKTSGSSGEAQIIVKTAAQMQAETLTLANTLPFGQHGETVIGSVIPQHLYGFTFRFALALTMGWTMERQQAVYPENLLSSTAAHDKVVWIASPAVLNRLGENRNWQSIGHKIAGIVSAGGALPAATADLLQQAAVRPFEVYGSTETGVIASRCERQEWQPFEGVEIGQNEEGALWASSPWSPERRQTADLIEPQDDGFLLLGRQDRIIKFEDKRVSLTQIEHELLQHPWIADAHCGRHPQHQRIAIWAALNADGIAALREKGRAAVADTLKRHLAATQDTIALPRYWRFTDGLPRNAQAKIAAADFQTAFTVAQTSPVWSKTSSDDETNTEIFIGRVPLDLVYFGGHFATFPLVPGVVELQWVRNLIAPKPWSKQRVIRIENLKYQQFIRPHDEVSVELKFDESKNKLSFKINNGEYPCASGRIVFEAV; the protein is encoded by the coding sequence ATGTACCTAACCCGAATCCTATCCCCCGACCTACCCCAACACGACATTATCGCCGCCCATCCGAATTGGACGCGTGCTGATTTCAACCGTGCGGTTTTCCATCTGTCAGGCCGTCTGAAACAGGCAGGCGTGCAAACTGCCGCGTTGTGGTTTGACGATGCCGCGCTGTTTGCCTGTTCCGTGTTGGCAGTGTGGCATTCTGGCGGAAAGGTTTTATTGTTGCCCAATTTGGCGCAAGACAATTTGGATTGGGGCAAAACGGCAGAAGTATTTTTAACGGATTCAACAGATAAAAAGCTGTCTTCAGACGGCCTGAACATCTGGCACTTGCCTGATGTATTAGCTAAAACAGATTTGGAAGGGCTACACACCTATCCTGAAAACCATCTGATTCCCGATCATGCCGAAGCATGGTTAAAAACATCAGGCTCCAGTGGCGAAGCGCAGATTATTGTGAAAACCGCCGCGCAAATGCAGGCAGAAACCCTGACTTTGGCAAATACGCTACCATTTGGACAACATGGTGAAACCGTGATTGGCAGCGTGATTCCGCAACACCTTTACGGCTTCACGTTCCGCTTCGCACTCGCGCTGACAATGGGTTGGACTATGGAACGACAGCAGGCTGTTTATCCGGAAAACCTGCTTTCCAGCACGGCCGCACATGATAAAGTGGTTTGGATTGCCAGTCCGGCCGTACTCAACCGCTTAGGTGAAAACCGCAACTGGCAAAGTATCGGCCATAAAATTGCAGGCATTGTCTCGGCCGGTGGTGCATTGCCCGCAGCCACGGCGGATTTGCTGCAACAGGCTGCCGTCCGCCCGTTTGAAGTCTATGGCAGTACCGAAACCGGCGTGATTGCCTCACGTTGCGAACGCCAAGAATGGCAGCCGTTCGAAGGCGTGGAAATCGGACAAAACGAAGAAGGCGCACTGTGGGCTTCTTCGCCTTGGTCGCCCGAGCGCCGTCAAACAGCCGATTTGATCGAGCCGCAAGATGACGGTTTTCTGTTACTCGGTCGCCAAGACCGCATTATTAAATTTGAGGACAAACGCGTGTCGCTGACCCAAATCGAACACGAACTTTTACAACACCCTTGGATTGCCGACGCCCACTGCGGCCGCCATCCGCAACATCAACGCATCGCCATATGGGCGGCATTGAACGCGGACGGTATCGCCGCCTTGCGTGAGAAAGGCCGTGCTGCGGTTGCCGATACGCTCAAACGCCATCTGGCCGCCACGCAGGACACCATCGCCTTGCCGCGCTACTGGCGTTTTACCGATGGCCTGCCGCGCAACGCCCAAGCCAAAATCGCCGCGGCGGATTTTCAGACGGCCTTTACCGTTGCCCAAACTTCGCCCGTTTGGTCGAAAACTTCATCTGACGATGAAACCAATACCGAAATTTTTATCGGGCGCGTGCCTTTGGATTTGGTTTATTTCGGCGGCCATTTTGCCACCTTCCCGCTGGTTCCCGGCGTGGTCGAGCTACAATGGGTGCGCAACCTGATCGCGCCCAAGCCATGGAGTAAACAGCGCGTCATCCGCATCGAAAATCTAAAATATCAGCAGTTTATCCGTCCTCACGATGAAGTGTCGGTAGAGCTGAAATTTGATGAAAGTAAAAACAAACTGAGCTTTAAAATCAACAACGGAGAGTATCCGTGTGCATCAGGACGGATCGTGTTTGAGGCCGTCTGA
- a CDS encoding CAP domain-containing protein: MKHILYWLGGFAVALGIFQYYETHRYSEDQLIYAQPPQNRSAVADFDALAYLNFIRASANLPALAHSATLERAARNHARYLLQNPDDGHDEHNTRNPFYTGPRPSDRTRKAGYAYKGVHENVSTSQHPPNEKINDHLPAQHQLDNLMTAIYHRLSLLDQNIDEAGAAFESQGKQIALSINQGDSRFNSLCQKNRPLSDLSRSFYQDACHGHAIVYADEISNRKTRPYITYPQGNFASPVFHGERPDPMPHYEMTGNPVSIAFSEQSPPVKMRSFKLYQDTKEIRDVKILDKDNDPNRLLTERQFALFPLQPLEYDTDYRAVFEYRQNGKDRTAEWTFSTQKPDYPYFIVKGGETLAIESGQKYFIHWQDFWCLKQCERYNYRTNRDTQIDIIERQAGGIIIRVNGSKGSSIRLMPEGEDRRAITLYLWK, translated from the coding sequence ATGAAACACATTCTTTACTGGCTGGGTGGTTTTGCCGTCGCCCTCGGCATATTCCAATACTATGAAACCCATCGCTATTCCGAAGACCAGCTCATCTATGCCCAACCGCCGCAAAATCGTTCTGCCGTTGCCGATTTTGATGCTTTGGCGTATTTAAACTTCATCCGCGCCTCAGCCAATCTGCCCGCACTGGCGCACTCGGCAACACTCGAACGCGCCGCACGCAATCATGCCCGCTATCTGCTGCAAAACCCTGACGACGGACATGACGAACACAATACGCGCAATCCCTTTTATACAGGTCCACGCCCATCCGACCGCACGCGCAAAGCCGGTTATGCCTATAAAGGTGTGCACGAAAACGTCAGCACTAGCCAGCATCCGCCAAACGAAAAAATCAACGACCATCTACCTGCCCAACATCAGCTGGACAACCTAATGACGGCGATTTACCACCGTCTCTCCTTACTCGATCAAAATATCGACGAGGCCGGAGCCGCATTTGAATCGCAAGGCAAACAAATCGCGCTAAGCATCAATCAGGGCGACAGCAGATTCAACAGCCTCTGCCAAAAAAACCGCCCCCTATCCGATCTCAGCCGTTCGTTTTATCAAGATGCCTGTCATGGCCATGCCATTGTTTATGCGGATGAAATTTCCAACCGCAAAACCCGGCCTTACATCACCTATCCGCAAGGCAACTTCGCTTCGCCGGTTTTCCACGGCGAACGTCCCGACCCTATGCCACATTATGAAATGACCGGCAATCCGGTCAGCATCGCCTTCTCAGAACAATCGCCTCCGGTCAAAATGCGTTCGTTCAAACTGTATCAGGACACAAAAGAAATCAGAGACGTCAAAATCTTAGATAAAGATAATGACCCAAACCGCCTCTTGACCGAACGCCAATTTGCGCTGTTTCCTTTACAGCCATTGGAATACGACACCGACTACCGTGCCGTGTTCGAATACCGTCAAAACGGAAAAGACAGAACGGCCGAATGGACATTCAGCACGCAAAAACCCGATTACCCTTACTTCATCGTCAAAGGCGGCGAAACACTGGCTATCGAATCCGGACAAAAATATTTTATCCATTGGCAGGATTTTTGGTGCTTGAAGCAATGTGAACGCTACAACTACCGAACGAACCGCGACACACAAATCGACATTATCGAGCGGCAGGCGGGCGGCATCATTATCCGTGTCAACGGAAGCAAAGGCAGCAGCATCCGCTTAATGCCCGAAGGCGAAGACAGGCGTGCCATTACACTTTATTTATGGAAATAA
- the ilvD gene encoding dihydroxy-acid dehydratase codes for MPEYRSKTSTHGRNMAGARALWRATGVMETDFGKPIIAIANSFTQFVPGHVHLHNMGQLVAREIEKAGGIAKEFNTIAIDDGIAMGHSGMLYSLPSRDLIADSIEYMVNAHCADALVCISNCDKITPGMLIAAMRLNIPTIFVSGGPMEAGKVIGVANIQPERRLDLIDAMIESADDNITDKQVEEVEQNACPTCGSCSGMFTANSMNCLTEALGLSLPGNGSYLATHAGRKELFLEAGRIIVEITKRYYEQDDETVLPRSIATKKAFENAMTMDIAMGGSTNTILHLLAVANEAGVDFKMADIDRLSRVVPCICKTAPNNHDYYMEDVHRAGGIFAILKELDKAGKLYTDVYTIHAPTLKDAIEKWDVTNPENTHAIERFKAAPGGVRTTQAFSQNRMWKTLDLDREKGCIRDVEHAYSQDGGLAVLFGNIAERGCVVKTAGVDESILKFTGRARVFESQEDAVEGILGNQIVAGDIVIIRYEGPKGGPGMQEMLYPTSYLKSKGLGKACALLTDGRFSGGTSGLSIGHASPEAAEGGAIGLVHEGDTIEIDIPNRSIHLVISDEELAARRAEMEARGSKAWKPENRDRYVSAALRAYGAMATSADKGAVRDVSQIER; via the coding sequence ATGCCTGAATACCGCTCCAAAACCTCTACCCACGGCCGCAATATGGCAGGCGCGCGCGCATTGTGGCGTGCGACCGGCGTAATGGAAACCGACTTCGGCAAACCGATTATCGCCATTGCCAACTCTTTCACCCAATTCGTCCCAGGCCATGTGCACCTGCACAATATGGGTCAACTGGTTGCCCGTGAAATCGAAAAAGCCGGCGGCATTGCCAAAGAATTCAACACCATCGCCATTGACGACGGTATCGCCATGGGTCACAGCGGTATGCTCTACTCCCTGCCCAGCCGCGACCTGATTGCCGACTCCATCGAATACATGGTCAACGCCCACTGCGCCGACGCGCTGGTGTGCATTTCCAACTGCGACAAAATCACCCCGGGCATGCTGATTGCCGCTATGCGCCTGAACATTCCGACCATCTTCGTTTCCGGCGGCCCGATGGAAGCCGGTAAAGTTATCGGCGTGGCCAATATTCAGCCTGAACGCCGTTTGGACTTGATTGATGCCATGATCGAATCGGCTGACGACAATATCACCGACAAACAAGTAGAAGAAGTCGAACAAAACGCCTGCCCGACTTGCGGCTCCTGCTCCGGCATGTTTACCGCCAACTCCATGAACTGCCTGACAGAAGCACTCGGCCTTTCCCTGCCCGGCAATGGTTCATACTTGGCGACCCACGCAGGCCGCAAAGAATTGTTTCTCGAAGCCGGCCGTATAATTGTCGAAATCACCAAACGCTACTACGAGCAAGACGACGAAACCGTATTGCCACGCAGTATTGCCACTAAAAAAGCGTTTGAAAACGCCATGACCATGGACATCGCCATGGGCGGCTCTACCAATACCATTTTGCACCTGTTGGCCGTTGCCAACGAAGCCGGTGTCGATTTCAAAATGGCCGACATCGACCGCTTAAGCCGCGTTGTGCCTTGCATCTGTAAAACCGCGCCAAACAACCACGACTACTACATGGAAGACGTGCACCGCGCAGGCGGTATCTTCGCCATCCTGAAAGAATTGGACAAAGCGGGCAAACTGTACACTGATGTGTACACCATCCACGCGCCGACACTGAAAGACGCGATTGAAAAATGGGACGTAACCAACCCTGAAAACACCCATGCCATCGAGCGTTTCAAAGCGGCTCCCGGCGGCGTACGCACTACTCAGGCGTTCTCGCAAAACCGTATGTGGAAAACCCTCGACCTCGACCGCGAAAAAGGCTGTATCCGTGATGTCGAACATGCCTACTCGCAAGACGGCGGCTTGGCAGTATTGTTCGGCAACATCGCCGAGCGCGGTTGCGTAGTGAAAACCGCAGGCGTAGACGAGAGCATCCTCAAATTTACCGGCCGCGCCCGCGTATTTGAAAGCCAAGAAGACGCAGTAGAAGGCATTTTGGGCAATCAAATCGTGGCTGGCGATATCGTCATCATCCGCTACGAAGGCCCTAAAGGCGGCCCGGGCATGCAAGAAATGCTGTACCCGACTTCTTACCTGAAATCCAAAGGTTTGGGCAAAGCCTGCGCCCTCCTGACCGACGGCCGTTTCTCCGGCGGTACTTCCGGCCTGTCCATCGGCCACGCTTCGCCTGAAGCGGCAGAAGGCGGCGCTATCGGTTTGGTACACGAAGGCGACACCATCGAAATCGACATTCCAAACCGCAGCATCCACCTTGTCATTTCCGATGAAGAGCTTGCCGCACGCCGTGCCGAAATGGAAGCACGCGGCAGCAAAGCGTGGAAACCGGAAAACCGCGACCGCTACGTCTCCGCGGCCCTGCGTGCCTACGGCGCGATGGCAACTTCCGCCGACAAAGGCGCAGTCCGCGACGTATCGCAAATCGAACGTTAA
- a CDS encoding methyltransferase, translated as MQLFPALEQRYSHEHQSAGEAQRLAQEIAFAPIVFQVSRLMVKFGILDLLNDHPDGLTQAEIAEKAKISNYAAQALLEASLSIGTVLTRNNRYFISKAGWFVLKDKMARVNMDFTQEICYQGMFDLEKTLQTGKPEGLKVFGDWPTIYEGLSSLPSIAQEKWFAFDHYYSDNSFAEALNTVFAKPVKKLLDVGGNTGRWAEQCVNHNAEVEVTIMDLPQQIGLMREATKGKNGADRIHAHPANLLDPEIPFPTGFDAIWMSQFLDCFTEEQATSILQRAAASMSENTSLYIMEPFWDRQRYETAAYCLTMTSLYFTAMANGNSKIFHSEDLIRCVEKAGLKVAEISDGIGRGHSILRCVKAV; from the coding sequence ATGCAACTCTTCCCTGCCCTAGAACAACGCTATTCCCACGAACACCAGTCCGCAGGCGAGGCTCAACGTCTGGCTCAAGAAATCGCTTTTGCACCGATTGTATTCCAAGTTTCCCGCCTGATGGTGAAATTTGGCATTCTGGACTTGCTGAACGACCATCCAGACGGCCTCACTCAAGCCGAAATTGCTGAAAAAGCGAAAATCAGCAACTACGCGGCACAAGCCCTGCTGGAAGCCTCGCTGTCTATCGGCACTGTCTTGACTCGCAATAACCGCTATTTCATCAGCAAGGCCGGTTGGTTTGTCCTCAAAGACAAAATGGCCCGCGTCAATATGGATTTCACGCAGGAAATCTGCTACCAAGGCATGTTTGATTTGGAAAAAACCCTGCAAACCGGCAAGCCCGAAGGCCTGAAAGTATTCGGCGACTGGCCGACCATTTACGAAGGCTTGTCTTCATTGCCAAGCATCGCGCAGGAAAAATGGTTTGCATTCGACCATTATTATTCCGACAATTCCTTCGCCGAAGCACTGAACACCGTGTTCGCCAAACCGGTTAAAAAACTGCTCGATGTCGGCGGCAATACCGGCCGCTGGGCGGAGCAATGCGTCAACCACAATGCCGAAGTCGAAGTGACCATCATGGATCTGCCGCAACAAATCGGCTTGATGCGCGAAGCGACCAAAGGCAAAAACGGTGCGGACCGTATCCACGCCCATCCGGCCAACCTGCTTGATCCTGAAATTCCGTTCCCAACCGGTTTTGACGCGATCTGGATGAGCCAATTCCTAGACTGTTTCACCGAGGAACAAGCCACCAGCATTCTTCAACGCGCCGCTGCGTCTATGAGCGAAAACACCAGCCTCTACATCATGGAGCCTTTCTGGGACAGACAACGCTACGAAACCGCCGCCTACTGCCTGACCATGACCAGCCTGTATTTCACTGCCATGGCCAACGGCAACAGCAAAATCTTCCACTCTGAAGACCTGATCCGTTGCGTTGAAAAAGCCGGATTGAAAGTAGCGGAAATTTCAGACGGCATCGGCCGCGGCCACAGCATCTTGCGCTGCGTTAAGGCCGTCTGA
- a CDS encoding phosphopantetheine-binding protein, whose amino-acid sequence MSNLENQIKQLIIDSLGLEDITVADIGSEDPLFGDDGLGLDSVDALELGLAVQKTFGFQLDGENDNLRENFANVKTLAEFVKSRQA is encoded by the coding sequence ATGAGCAATTTAGAAAACCAAATCAAACAATTAATCATCGACAGCTTAGGTCTGGAAGACATTACCGTTGCCGACATCGGCAGCGAAGATCCGCTTTTCGGCGACGACGGCCTGGGTCTGGATTCGGTTGATGCATTGGAACTTGGTTTGGCCGTACAAAAAACCTTCGGCTTCCAGCTCGATGGTGAAAACGACAACCTGCGCGAAAACTTCGCCAACGTCAAAACTCTGGCCGAGTTCGTCAAGAGCCGCCAAGCATAA